The proteins below are encoded in one region of Ostrinia nubilalis chromosome 3, ilOstNubi1.1, whole genome shotgun sequence:
- the LOC135087583 gene encoding insulin-like growth factor-binding protein complex acid labile subunit isoform X1: MRRRSGRQICERTDDRARNYSRNADMTVRQNQNYTEPAMTKEAPLTRDSSPGLSISMMAPLRFGRGLARFLLSNTFVVVLLSLELVVWRSGAAALANCPSGCSCNDDTLVVVCQESRLDVLPIALNPSIQRLIIRNNKIKTIDSSMQFYAELQHLDLSQNHLVNIPIKSFAYQRKLQELHLNSNKLSSVTNTTFQGLNSLTVLNLKRNFLEELTNGVFSTLPRLEELNLGQNRISRIEPRAFAGLSALRILYLDDNQLSSVPTTSFSLLGSLAELHVGLNAFSFLPDDAFAGLNRLAVLDLNGAGLSNISEDAFRGLPGLRSLNLSGNRLNVVPTQQLSGLTRLEELYIGQNDFFVLESHSFKGLKNLKLLEIVGSPILERVEKGAFEDNINLETVTLINNKKLSIIEEATLLGLPKLKHVSLRDNAIVTLSDSVFIGKELKQLDLSDNPIFCDCQILWLQELLTEKTNFTQVQCAAPDNVKERNLKHLGAEDLGCMLHDTRQQTIIGIIVVACVATIVTLVLILYRYRKSMQEKLKDYKWNKGRKNLEYHKPISTEEDCIVRGIHPSQYPAPPQHAPGLRPIPVTEL; this comes from the exons ATGGCGCCGCTGCGCTTCGGGCGAGGCCTCGCGCGGTTCCTTCTCTCCAACACTTTTGTG GTGGTGTTATTGTCACTGGAGCTGGTGGTGTGGCGCAGCGGCGCGGCGGCACTGGCCAACTGCCCCAGCGGCTGCAGCTGCAACGACGACACGCTCGTGGTGGTGTGCCAGGAGAGCCGCCTCGACGTGCTGCCCATCGCGCTCAACCCCTCCATCCAGCGGCTCATCATCCGcaacaacaaaatcaaaaccaTCGACAGCTCCATGCAGTTCTACGCGGAACTGCAACACCTCGACCTCTCCCAGAACCACCTCGTCAACATACCCATAAAAAGCTTTGCTTATCAACGCAAGCTGCAAGAGTTGCACCTCAACAGCAACAAACTATCCTCAGTAACGAACACCACCTTCCAAGGCCTCAATTCCCTAACAGTACTGAACTTAAAACGAAATTTCCTCGAGGAACTCACGAATGGAGTCTTCTCAACCCTCCCCAGATTAGAAGAACTTAATCTAGGACAAAACAGAATATCTAGAATAGAACCCAGAGCATTCGCCGGACTCTCTGCCTTAAGAATACTATATTTAGATGACAATCAACTAAGTTCAGTGCCTACGACTTCCTTCAGTCTACTGGGAAGTCTCGCCGAGTTACATGTTGGCCTTAACGCGTTCTCGTTTCTGCCAGACGATGCGTTTGCTGGGCTGAACCGGCTGGCAGTTCTAGATTTGAATGGAGCTGGACTCTCAAATATTAGTGAAGACGCTTTCAGAGGACTTCCTGGATTACGGAGCCTCAACCTGTCTGGAAATAGGTTAAATGTTGTACCGACACAGCAATTGTCTGGTCTTACGAGATTAGAGGAATTGTACATTGGACAAAACGACTTTTTCGTGTTAGAAAGTCACTCATTCAAAGGCTTGAAAAATCTCAAGTTACTTGAAATTGTGGGCTCACCAATACTGGAGAGGGTCGAAAAAGGAGCATTCGAGGACAACATTAATTTGGAAACAGTAACTCTGATTAATAACAAGAAATTGTCAATCATCGAAGAAGCTACTTTGTTAGGTTTGCCAAAACTAAAGCACGTGTCTCTGAGGGATAATGCTATTGTGACCTTGAGTGACTCGGTTTTTATCGGCAAGGAGCTGAAACAACTGGATTTGAGCGACAATCCCATATTCTGTGATTGTCAAATTCTTTGGCTTCAAGAATTGTTAACTGAAAAGACAAACTTCACTCAAGTTCAATGTGCGGCTCCGGACAATGTAAAAGAAAGGAATCTGAAACACCTCGGTGCTGAGGACTTGGGCTGCATGCTCCACGACACGCGGCAGCAGACTATCATTGGCATAATCGTCGTGGCTTGCGTGGCCACAATCGTCACTCTAGTGCTAATTTTGTATAGATACCGCAAGAGCATGCAGGAGAAGCTGAAGGATTACAAGTGGAACAAGGGTCGCAAGAACCTCGAGTACCACAAGCCCATCTCCACGGAGGAGGACTGCATAGTGCGGGGCATCCACCCGTCACAGTACCCGGCGCCGCCGCAGCACGCGCCCGGCCTCAGGCCGATTCCGGTGACGGAACTGTAG
- the LOC135087583 gene encoding leucine-rich repeat and immunoglobulin-like domain-containing nogo receptor-interacting protein 2 isoform X3 has translation MRRRSGRQICERTDDRARNYSRNADMTVRQNQNYTEPAMTKEAPLTRDSSPGLSISMMAPLRFGRGLARFLLSNTFVVVLLSLELVVWRSGAAALANCPSGCSCNDDTLVVVCQESRLDVLPIALNPSIQRLIIRNNKIKTIDSSMQFYAELQHLDLSQNHLVNIPIKSFAYQRKLQELHLNSNKLSSVTNTTFQGLNSLTVLNLKRNFLEELTNGVFSTLPRLEELNLGQNRISRIEPRAFAGLSALRILYLDDNQLSSVPTTSFSLLGSLAELHVGLNAFSFLPDDAFAGLNRLAVLDLNGAGLSNISEDAFRGLPGLRSLNLSGNRLNVVPTQQLSGLTRLEELYIGQNDFFVLESHSFKGLKNLKLLEIVGSPILERVEKGAFEDNINLETVTLINNKKLSIIEEATLLGLPKLKHVSLRDNAIVTLSDSVFIGKELKQLDLSDNPIFCDCQILWLQELLTEKTNFTQVQCAAPDNVKERNLKHLGAEDLGCMLHDTRQQTIIGIIVVACVATIVTLVLILYRYRKSMQEKLKDYKWNKGRKNLEYHKPISTEEDCILELYASPSVFFMSGSQGSARRPQRSGGGGGTLPANGFTYIGGDPRHQPMTLNNGAPAHHLNNGSLRSLPDKKNNRNGVVCHPENFQRNLDTRYSRKQENGYLRNSETILGFPRAERELRESDYSEPEYSVIPEAYARDDYRACAHSNTFNC, from the exons ATGGCGCCGCTGCGCTTCGGGCGAGGCCTCGCGCGGTTCCTTCTCTCCAACACTTTTGTG GTGGTGTTATTGTCACTGGAGCTGGTGGTGTGGCGCAGCGGCGCGGCGGCACTGGCCAACTGCCCCAGCGGCTGCAGCTGCAACGACGACACGCTCGTGGTGGTGTGCCAGGAGAGCCGCCTCGACGTGCTGCCCATCGCGCTCAACCCCTCCATCCAGCGGCTCATCATCCGcaacaacaaaatcaaaaccaTCGACAGCTCCATGCAGTTCTACGCGGAACTGCAACACCTCGACCTCTCCCAGAACCACCTCGTCAACATACCCATAAAAAGCTTTGCTTATCAACGCAAGCTGCAAGAGTTGCACCTCAACAGCAACAAACTATCCTCAGTAACGAACACCACCTTCCAAGGCCTCAATTCCCTAACAGTACTGAACTTAAAACGAAATTTCCTCGAGGAACTCACGAATGGAGTCTTCTCAACCCTCCCCAGATTAGAAGAACTTAATCTAGGACAAAACAGAATATCTAGAATAGAACCCAGAGCATTCGCCGGACTCTCTGCCTTAAGAATACTATATTTAGATGACAATCAACTAAGTTCAGTGCCTACGACTTCCTTCAGTCTACTGGGAAGTCTCGCCGAGTTACATGTTGGCCTTAACGCGTTCTCGTTTCTGCCAGACGATGCGTTTGCTGGGCTGAACCGGCTGGCAGTTCTAGATTTGAATGGAGCTGGACTCTCAAATATTAGTGAAGACGCTTTCAGAGGACTTCCTGGATTACGGAGCCTCAACCTGTCTGGAAATAGGTTAAATGTTGTACCGACACAGCAATTGTCTGGTCTTACGAGATTAGAGGAATTGTACATTGGACAAAACGACTTTTTCGTGTTAGAAAGTCACTCATTCAAAGGCTTGAAAAATCTCAAGTTACTTGAAATTGTGGGCTCACCAATACTGGAGAGGGTCGAAAAAGGAGCATTCGAGGACAACATTAATTTGGAAACAGTAACTCTGATTAATAACAAGAAATTGTCAATCATCGAAGAAGCTACTTTGTTAGGTTTGCCAAAACTAAAGCACGTGTCTCTGAGGGATAATGCTATTGTGACCTTGAGTGACTCGGTTTTTATCGGCAAGGAGCTGAAACAACTGGATTTGAGCGACAATCCCATATTCTGTGATTGTCAAATTCTTTGGCTTCAAGAATTGTTAACTGAAAAGACAAACTTCACTCAAGTTCAATGTGCGGCTCCGGACAATGTAAAAGAAAGGAATCTGAAACACCTCGGTGCTGAGGACTTGGGCTGCATGCTCCACGACACGCGGCAGCAGACTATCATTGGCATAATCGTCGTGGCTTGCGTGGCCACAATCGTCACTCTAGTGCTAATTTTGTATAGATACCGCAAGAGCATGCAGGAGAAGCTGAAGGATTACAAGTGGAACAAGGGTCGCAAGAACCTCGAGTACCACAAGCCCATCTCCACGGAGGAGGACTGCATA CTAGAGCTTTACGCCTCCCCGAGCGTGTTCTTCATGTCGGGCAGCCAGGGCTCCGCCCGGCGGCCGCAGCGCTCgggaggcggcggcggcactCTCCCCGCCAACGGATTCACGTACATCGGCGGCGACCCCCGCCACCAGCCGATGACGCTCAACAACGGCGCCCCGGCGCACCACCTCAACAACGGGTCGCTGCGCTCGCTGCCGGACAAGAAGAACAACCGGAACGGCGTCGTGTGCCACCCGGAGAACTTCCAGCGCAACCTGGACACGCGCTACTCGCGCAAGCAGGAGAACGGCTACCTGCGCAACTCCGAGACCATCCTCGGCTTCCCGCGCGCCGAGCGCGAGCTGCGCGAGAGCGACTACAGCGAGCCCGAGTACTCCGTGATCCCGGAGGCCTACGCGCGCGACGACTACCGCGCCTGCGCGCACTCCAACACCTTCAACTGTTGA
- the LOC135087583 gene encoding insulin-like growth factor-binding protein complex acid labile subunit isoform X2: MRRRSGRQICERTDDRARNYSRNADMTEAPLTRDSSPGLSISMMAPLRFGRGLARFLLSNTFVVVLLSLELVVWRSGAAALANCPSGCSCNDDTLVVVCQESRLDVLPIALNPSIQRLIIRNNKIKTIDSSMQFYAELQHLDLSQNHLVNIPIKSFAYQRKLQELHLNSNKLSSVTNTTFQGLNSLTVLNLKRNFLEELTNGVFSTLPRLEELNLGQNRISRIEPRAFAGLSALRILYLDDNQLSSVPTTSFSLLGSLAELHVGLNAFSFLPDDAFAGLNRLAVLDLNGAGLSNISEDAFRGLPGLRSLNLSGNRLNVVPTQQLSGLTRLEELYIGQNDFFVLESHSFKGLKNLKLLEIVGSPILERVEKGAFEDNINLETVTLINNKKLSIIEEATLLGLPKLKHVSLRDNAIVTLSDSVFIGKELKQLDLSDNPIFCDCQILWLQELLTEKTNFTQVQCAAPDNVKERNLKHLGAEDLGCMLHDTRQQTIIGIIVVACVATIVTLVLILYRYRKSMQEKLKDYKWNKGRKNLEYHKPISTEEDCIVRGIHPSQYPAPPQHAPGLRPIPVTEL; this comes from the exons ATGGCGCCGCTGCGCTTCGGGCGAGGCCTCGCGCGGTTCCTTCTCTCCAACACTTTTGTG GTGGTGTTATTGTCACTGGAGCTGGTGGTGTGGCGCAGCGGCGCGGCGGCACTGGCCAACTGCCCCAGCGGCTGCAGCTGCAACGACGACACGCTCGTGGTGGTGTGCCAGGAGAGCCGCCTCGACGTGCTGCCCATCGCGCTCAACCCCTCCATCCAGCGGCTCATCATCCGcaacaacaaaatcaaaaccaTCGACAGCTCCATGCAGTTCTACGCGGAACTGCAACACCTCGACCTCTCCCAGAACCACCTCGTCAACATACCCATAAAAAGCTTTGCTTATCAACGCAAGCTGCAAGAGTTGCACCTCAACAGCAACAAACTATCCTCAGTAACGAACACCACCTTCCAAGGCCTCAATTCCCTAACAGTACTGAACTTAAAACGAAATTTCCTCGAGGAACTCACGAATGGAGTCTTCTCAACCCTCCCCAGATTAGAAGAACTTAATCTAGGACAAAACAGAATATCTAGAATAGAACCCAGAGCATTCGCCGGACTCTCTGCCTTAAGAATACTATATTTAGATGACAATCAACTAAGTTCAGTGCCTACGACTTCCTTCAGTCTACTGGGAAGTCTCGCCGAGTTACATGTTGGCCTTAACGCGTTCTCGTTTCTGCCAGACGATGCGTTTGCTGGGCTGAACCGGCTGGCAGTTCTAGATTTGAATGGAGCTGGACTCTCAAATATTAGTGAAGACGCTTTCAGAGGACTTCCTGGATTACGGAGCCTCAACCTGTCTGGAAATAGGTTAAATGTTGTACCGACACAGCAATTGTCTGGTCTTACGAGATTAGAGGAATTGTACATTGGACAAAACGACTTTTTCGTGTTAGAAAGTCACTCATTCAAAGGCTTGAAAAATCTCAAGTTACTTGAAATTGTGGGCTCACCAATACTGGAGAGGGTCGAAAAAGGAGCATTCGAGGACAACATTAATTTGGAAACAGTAACTCTGATTAATAACAAGAAATTGTCAATCATCGAAGAAGCTACTTTGTTAGGTTTGCCAAAACTAAAGCACGTGTCTCTGAGGGATAATGCTATTGTGACCTTGAGTGACTCGGTTTTTATCGGCAAGGAGCTGAAACAACTGGATTTGAGCGACAATCCCATATTCTGTGATTGTCAAATTCTTTGGCTTCAAGAATTGTTAACTGAAAAGACAAACTTCACTCAAGTTCAATGTGCGGCTCCGGACAATGTAAAAGAAAGGAATCTGAAACACCTCGGTGCTGAGGACTTGGGCTGCATGCTCCACGACACGCGGCAGCAGACTATCATTGGCATAATCGTCGTGGCTTGCGTGGCCACAATCGTCACTCTAGTGCTAATTTTGTATAGATACCGCAAGAGCATGCAGGAGAAGCTGAAGGATTACAAGTGGAACAAGGGTCGCAAGAACCTCGAGTACCACAAGCCCATCTCCACGGAGGAGGACTGCATAGTGCGGGGCATCCACCCGTCACAGTACCCGGCGCCGCCGCAGCACGCGCCCGGCCTCAGGCCGATTCCGGTGACGGAACTGTAG